Below is a genomic region from Mesorhizobium sp. NZP2298.
TCAAGCGCAAGGTCTATGAAGACGTGGTGGCGGCGTTCCGGCACCTCGTGCCATAGCTGGACGGATGGCTGCAATGGTTCGAAGGGCCGCAGTTGCCGCGCCGGCCCAGCGGTCCTATTGATGCTTATCCGCCACAAGGAGGGTCGCCATGAACGACGCCCCCATAAAATTGCCGCCCGAGGACGTTGTTGCCATAAGCGAAGCGGCGGCCGGAGCAATCCTGACCATTGATCTCGATGCGATCCGCGAAAACTACCGGCGTCTGAAGACAAGGCTGGGCGGCGTGCGCTGCGCCGGCGTGGCCAAGGCCGATGCCTATGGTCTCGGTGCCGCGCAGGTGGCACTGGCCTTGATGAAAGAAGGCTGCGACATCTTCTTCGTCGCGCTGCTGGCCGAAGGCATCGCGCTGCGCGAGGTGGTTGGGAGCGAACCGGAAATCTACGTGCTGAATGGACTGCCGCCGGGTTCCGAGCCGGAAGCGGTGGCGGCCGGCCTGTGCGCGGTGATCAACAGCGGTGTGCAGTTGAAAGCCTGGAGCGCGGCCGCGAGCGACGCCAGGCGCCGGCTTCCGGCCGCCATCCAGGTCGACAGCGGCATGTCGCGGCTTGGCATGGCGCCAGCCGAGGTCGAGGCGGTGGCCAAGGATACCAGCGCGCTCGATGGAATCGACGTCAGATATGTGATGAGCCATCTGGCTTGCGCCGACGAGCCGCGCCATCCGGCCAACGAAGAACAGCGGCTGGCTTTCGAGCGGCTGCGCGCCATGCTGCCCGAGGTGCCTGCTTCGCTCGCCAACTCCTCCGGCATCTTTCTTGGTCAGCGCTATCACTATGATCTCGCCCGGCCGGGCGCGGCGCTCTACGGCATCAATCCGAGGCCAGGCGCGCCCAATCCAATGCTGCCCGTGGTGCGGCTGCAGGCCAAGGTGGCGCAGACGCGCCGGGTCGAAAAAGGCACTGGTATCGGCTACGGTCACACCTACTACGCGGACGGTCCGTTGAGCCTGGCGACGATTTCGTTCGGCTATGCGGATGGCTGGCTGCGACGTTCCGCTTCGGCAGCCTGGTTCGAAGGGATACGCTTGCCTTTCCTTGGGCGCGTGTCGATGGATTCGATCATTCTCGACATTTCCGCCCTGCCGCCCGGCAGATTGCGCGAGGGTGATCTCGTCGAGCTGCTGGGTCCTTCGCAGAGCGTCGACGATGCCGCCGGCCATGCCGGCACCATCGGCTATGAAATCCTGGCCAGTCTTGGTCCCCGCTTTCACCGGCACTATGTCGGCGGTTGAGCGGTTTGGCCACGCTTGACAAGCGGGCGCCTGTCGGCAAGGTTCGGGGCATGAGCAACCTCGCTTACATCAGAACCTTGTTCAGGGTCTGCCCGATCGCGGGATCGTAGCCCCGGCGCGGCCGCCTTTTGGCGTCCGTCCGTACCGGGGCATCCATACATCCAAAATCGCCATCAAGCCGTCCAGCCTTTTGCCGCTGGCGGCTTTTCGCAGCGCCGCCAGTGCGGCGGCAAGCGCGCATTCGTTCGACGCGCCGATCCATGAGGTTTGCCATGAAACATGCTACGGGACTGCGTCCAAGCAGCCAGATACTGATCAGCGACACCGACCATGACAGGTTGACCGGCCTGGCGAGAGCCTTGCTCGACCGTGCCCCCGAGACGGCCGAGGAACTGCTTTCGGAAATGGACCGGGCCGTCATCACGGACGCGGCGGCGATGCCGGCCGGCGTGGTGCGCATGGGTTCAATCGTAACGGTCCGCGCCGAGGGCGGCGATACCCAGCGCATCATGCTGGTCTATCCCGGCGAAGCCGACATTGCCGAAAACAGAATTTCGGTGCTGACGCCGATGGGAACGGCGCTCATCGGAGCGGCGATCGGGCAGGCGGTGTGCTGGAGCAGTCGGGGCGGCCGGGAACTGTCGGTGACCATCGAAGCCGTCGACTCGCCGGCCTCCGGCCAGCAGCGGCGCTGATCGTGGAGGCGGTGATGACGAGCACGAATTGCTGCCTGACGACGAAGGACTTCGCCGTCCTCGAAGTCATGCTGGAGCGCCGGCGGGCATTCGCGGATCCGATCGTGCACATGCTTGAACACAAGCTTTCAAGCGCCGATGTCGTCCCGATCGATTCGGTCGGCCCTGATATCGTTACGCTGAACAGCAGGGTGGTGTTCAGCGTCGATGCCGGTCACACCGAGACGCGCACCCTGGTGCAGAACGAGGTGCGCGGACCGGTCGGCTCGAGCCTGTCGGTGGCAACCAGGCGCGGGCTCTGCATGCTTGGCATGGCGCAAGGCCAAACGGCTTCGATCGAGCACGCCGATGGCCGGCGGGAGTCGATCCTGATCAAGGCCGTGCTTTACCAACCGGAGGCTGCCCGGCGCGCGGTCAGGCAGAAAGACCGGCGACCGCACGGGCTCACTCTCGTCTATAGCGCCGCAGCCGATTGGCGGCCTCTTGGCGAGACGGCCGGAATGCGGCAGACAGAAGACGACGACCCCGGTCCCTCGGCGGCGTGAATGGGCCACAGCGCAGGGTTCTCGAAAATCGGCATCGATTTTCACCTGGGATCATGCGCAAATCGAGAAATGCGGTCGCGGCCACTGGCGTCCTGGGGACGCGCGGCGCGGCAAGGAGTGAACGATGAAGATCATGGTATTGGGCAGTGGCGTCATCGGGGTGACCACGGCCTACTATCTCGCCGAGGCCGGCCATGAGGTGACGGTGGTCGACCGCCAGAAAGGCCCGGCACTGGAAACCAGCTTTGCCAATGCCGGCGAGATTTCGCCCGGCTATGCCTCGCCCTGGGCCGGGCCCGGCATTCCGCTCAAGGCGATCAAATGGCTGTTGATGAAGCATGGTCCGCTGGTGGTGCGGCCGGCTTTCGATCCGTATATGTGGACCTGGCTGGTCAAGATGCTGCGCAACTGCACGGCCGAGCGCTATGCGGTCAACAAATCGCGCATGGTGCCGCTGGCCGAATACAGCCGCGACACGCTGAAGGCGTTGCGCGAGGCGACCGGCATCACTTACGACGAGCGGACCCAGGGCACGCTGCAGTTGTTCCGCACGCAAAAGCAGCTTGACGGCACCGCGGGCGATGTCGATGTGCTGAAGAAATATGGCGTGCCCTACGAGATCCTCGACCCGGACGGCTGCATCGCGGCGGAACCGGCGCTGGCCGGCGTGCGCGAGAAATTCGTCGGAGGGCTGCGGCTGCCGCATGACGAGACCGGCGACTGCAAGATGTTCACCGACAAATTGACGGAACTCTGCGTGGCGCGCGGCGTGAAGTTCGAGTACGACACGACGATATACCGCGTCATCCGCAGCCGCAACCGCATCGCCAACCTCAGCACCAGCAAGGGTTTCAAGGCCTCCGACGCCTATGTGATGGCGCTGGGCAGCTATTCGGCGGGCTTCATGCGCCGGATGAAGCGGTCGATCCCGGTCTATCCGGTGAAGGGCTATTCGATCACCGTGCCGATCAAGGATGCCGACTTGGCGCCTGTGTCGACCGTGATGGACGAAACCTACAAGGTGGCGATCACCCGGCTGGGCGACCGCATCCGCGTCGGCGGCACGGCCGAGATCTCGGGCTTCGACCTCAGGCTGCATGAATCGCGGCGCCGCACGCTCGAACATTCGGTCGGCGATCTCTTTCCAGGCGCCGGCGCCATGCGCGAGGCGACCTTCTGGTGCGGCCTGCGGCCGATGACGCCGGATGGGCCACCGCTGATCGGCCGCACCGAGCTTTCCAATCTCTATCTCAACACCGGCCATGGCACGCTCGGCTGGACCATGGCCTGCGGCTCGGCCAAGGTGCTTGCCGACATCATGTCGAACCGGGTGCCCGACATCGACGCCCGTGCCCTGGCGCAGGAACGCTACCTGAAATAGGAGCGGCGCGTCCTCTTGGGTGGATGCAATTCCGTACGGAAAACCGCTTTACGCTTTTCCTGGAATTGCATCAGAACGCCTGCCTGACCCAGGCCTCGTCGAACAGCAGCCGGTAGGCCCAGGGGATCGTCACCTCGGTGGAAACCGGGTTCGAGTGGGCGAGATAGTCGTCGTAGATCGGCTTCATCCTGACGTAGAAGGCGGGATCGAGCACCATCATGCCGTTCTCCGAATCGTGGAAGAAGCTGCGGTTGTTGAGGTTGACCGAGGAGATGGCGACCAGCCTTTCGTCGATCATCATGATCTTGGAATGCAGCACCACGTCGGGCGCCTTGAATTCGCGGATATTGATGCGGTCGCCATATTTCTCGACGAACAGCTTGTTGAGCGCGGTGAGGAACTTGCCGCCAATATCGCCCTTGAGATCGATGCGGCCGACAATGTCGATCTTGACG
It encodes:
- the alr gene encoding alanine racemase encodes the protein MNDAPIKLPPEDVVAISEAAAGAILTIDLDAIRENYRRLKTRLGGVRCAGVAKADAYGLGAAQVALALMKEGCDIFFVALLAEGIALREVVGSEPEIYVLNGLPPGSEPEAVAAGLCAVINSGVQLKAWSAAASDARRRLPAAIQVDSGMSRLGMAPAEVEAVAKDTSALDGIDVRYVMSHLACADEPRHPANEEQRLAFERLRAMLPEVPASLANSSGIFLGQRYHYDLARPGAALYGINPRPGAPNPMLPVVRLQAKVAQTRRVEKGTGIGYGHTYYADGPLSLATISFGYADGWLRRSASAAWFEGIRLPFLGRVSMDSIILDISALPPGRLREGDLVELLGPSQSVDDAAGHAGTIGYEILASLGPRFHRHYVGG
- the rnk gene encoding nucleoside diphosphate kinase regulator yields the protein MKHATGLRPSSQILISDTDHDRLTGLARALLDRAPETAEELLSEMDRAVITDAAAMPAGVVRMGSIVTVRAEGGDTQRIMLVYPGEADIAENRISVLTPMGTALIGAAIGQAVCWSSRGGRELSVTIEAVDSPASGQQRR
- a CDS encoding nucleoside-diphosphate kinase yields the protein MTSTNCCLTTKDFAVLEVMLERRRAFADPIVHMLEHKLSSADVVPIDSVGPDIVTLNSRVVFSVDAGHTETRTLVQNEVRGPVGSSLSVATRRGLCMLGMAQGQTASIEHADGRRESILIKAVLYQPEAARRAVRQKDRRPHGLTLVYSAAADWRPLGETAGMRQTEDDDPGPSAA
- a CDS encoding D-amino acid dehydrogenase; protein product: MKIMVLGSGVIGVTTAYYLAEAGHEVTVVDRQKGPALETSFANAGEISPGYASPWAGPGIPLKAIKWLLMKHGPLVVRPAFDPYMWTWLVKMLRNCTAERYAVNKSRMVPLAEYSRDTLKALREATGITYDERTQGTLQLFRTQKQLDGTAGDVDVLKKYGVPYEILDPDGCIAAEPALAGVREKFVGGLRLPHDETGDCKMFTDKLTELCVARGVKFEYDTTIYRVIRSRNRIANLSTSKGFKASDAYVMALGSYSAGFMRRMKRSIPVYPVKGYSITVPIKDADLAPVSTVMDETYKVAITRLGDRIRVGGTAEISGFDLRLHESRRRTLEHSVGDLFPGAGAMREATFWCGLRPMTPDGPPLIGRTELSNLYLNTGHGTLGWTMACGSAKVLADIMSNRVPDIDARALAQERYLK